In Phacochoerus africanus isolate WHEZ1 chromosome 16, ROS_Pafr_v1, whole genome shotgun sequence, one genomic interval encodes:
- the IRF5 gene encoding interferon regulatory factor 5 isoform X2: MGSTVAPGFGHGGTSPDSPCLRARIPLPRAPLILSAPLAMNQPAPAALPPPRRVRLKPWLVAQVNSCQYPGLQWVNGERKFFYIPWRHATRHGPSQDGDNTIFKAWAKETGKYTEGVDEADPAKWKANLRCALNKSRDFRLIYDGPRDMPPQPYKIYEVCSNGPAPAESQPSEDYCLGPGEEEEEEEEELQRMLPSLSLTEAVQPGPHMAPYSLPKEDVKWPPTLQPPVVLGPPAPDPSLLGPAPGNPPDFGELLSEVLPNPQPGPLAASLPPASEQLLPDLLISPHMLPLTDLEIKFQYRGRPPRALTISNPHGCRLFYSQLEATQEQVELFGPVSLEQVRFPSPEDIPSDKQRFYTNQLLDVLDRGLILQLQGQDLYAIRLCQCKVFWSGPCASAHGSHPNPIQREVKTKLFSLEHFLNELILFQKGQTNTPPPFEIFFCFGEEWPDCKPREKKLITVQVYPISHPSTLLWFDSWAEWSRALWVEWMQPTCPLVDTLVHNWIQQSCQGSPCPVSSAPQVVPVAARLLLEMFSGELSWSADSIRLQISNPDLKDRMVEQFKELHHIWQSQQQMQPMAQAPPVPGLSAGQGPWPMHPASMQ, encoded by the exons ATGGGTAGCACCGTGGCGCCCGGCTTCGGCCATGGAGGAACGAGCCCCGATTCCCCCTGTCTGCGCGCTCGGATCCCTCTTCCCCGGGCACCCCTCATCCTTTCGG CCCCCTTGGCCATGAACCAGCCCGCCCCTGCCGCCCTCCCTCCGCCCCGCCGCGTGCGGCTCAAGCCCTGGCTGGTGGCCCAGGTGAACAGCTGCCAGTACCCAGGGCTTCAGTGGGTCAATGGGGAGAGGAAATTCTTCTACATCCCCTGGCGCCATGCCACGCGACACGGCCCCAGCCAGGACGGAGATAACACCATCTTCAAG GCCTGGGCCAAGGAGACAGGGAAGTACACCGAGGGGGTGGACGAGGCCGATCCAGCCAAGTGGAAGGCCAATCTGCGCTGTGCCCTCAACAAGAGCCGGGACTTTCGCCTCATCTATGACGGGCCCCGGGACATGCCGCCTCAGCCCTACAAGATCTACGAGGTCTGCTCCAATGGCCCCGCTCCCGCAG AGTCGCAGCCCAGTGAGGATTACTGTCTCGggccaggagaggaggaagaggaggaggaagaagag CTCCAGAGGATGTTACCAAGCCTGAGCCTcacag AAGCAGTGCAGCCCGGCCCCCACATGGCACCCTATTCTTTACCCAAAGAGGATGTCAAGTGGCCACCTACTCTCCAGCCTCCTGTGGTGCTGGGGCCCCCTGCTCCAGACCCCAGCCTCCTGGGCCCTGCCCCTGGCAACCCTCCTGACTTTGGGGAGCTGCTCTCTGAGGTCCTGCCAAACCCGCAGCCTGGGCCCCTGGCTGCCAGTCTGCCCCCTGCAAGCGAGCAACTCCTGCCCGACCTGCTGATCAGCCCCCACATGCTGCCTT TGACTGACCTGGAGATCAAGTTCCAGTACCGTGGGCGGCCACCCCGGGCCCTCACCATCAGCAACCCCCATGGCTGCCGGCTCTTCTACAGCCAGCTGGAGGCCACCCAGGAGCAGGTGGAGCTCTTCGGCCCCGTGAGCCTGGAGCAAGTGCGCTTCCCTAGCCCTGAGGACATCCCCAGCGACAAGCAGCGCTTTTACACCAACCAGCTGCTGGATGTCTTGGACCGTGGGCTCATCCTCCAGCTACAAGGCCAGGATCTGTATGCCATCCGCTTGTGCCAGTGCAAGGTGTTCTGGAGCGGGCCCTGCGCCTCAGCCCATGGCTCGCACCCCAATCCCATCCAGCGGGAGGTCAAGACCAAGCTCTTCAGCCTGGAGCATTTTCTCAACG AGCTCATCCTGTTCCAGAAGGGCCAGACCAACACCCCACCACCGTTTGAGATCTTCTTCTGCTTTGGGGAGGAGTGGCCTGACTGCAAACCCCGAGAGAAGAAGCTCATCACTGTACAGGTATACCCCATCTCCCACCCCTCAACTCTGCTTTGGTTTGACTCTTGGGCGGAGTGGAGCAGGGCTCTGTGGGTAGAGTGGATGCAGCCCACCTGCCCCCTGGTGGATACCCTCGTGCACAACTGGATTCAACAGTCCTGCCAGGGCTCTCCCTGTCCCGTCTCCTCTGCCCCCCAGGTGGTGCCCGTTGCAGCTCGACTGCTTCTGGAGATGTTCTCAGGGGAGCTTTCTTGGTCAGCTGATAGTATCCGGCTACAGATCTCAAACCCAGACCTCAAAGACCGCATGGTCGAACAGTTCAAGGAGCTCCATCACATCTGGCAGTCCCAGCAGCAGATGCAACCCATGGCCCAAGCCCCTCCTGTGCCAGGCCTCAGCGCTGGCCAGGGGCCCTGGCCCATGCATCCAGCCAGCATGCAGTAA
- the IRF5 gene encoding interferon regulatory factor 5 isoform X3, which translates to MNQPAPAALPPPRRVRLKPWLVAQVNSCQYPGLQWVNGERKFFYIPWRHATRHGPSQDGDNTIFKAWAKETGKYTEGVDEADPAKWKANLRCALNKSRDFRLIYDGPRDMPPQPYKIYEVCSNGPAPAESQPSEDYCLGPGEEEEEEEEELQRMLPSLSLTEAVQPGPHMAPYSLPKEDVKWPPTLQPPVVLGPPAPDPSLLGPAPGNPPDFGELLSEVLPNPQPGPLAASLPPASEQLLPDLLISPHMLPLTDLEIKFQYRGRPPRALTISNPHGCRLFYSQLEATQEQVELFGPVSLEQVRFPSPEDIPSDKQRFYTNQLLDVLDRGLILQLQGQDLYAIRLCQCKVFWSGPCASAHGSHPNPIQREVKTKLFSLEHFLNELILFQKGQTNTPPPFEIFFCFGEEWPDCKPREKKLITVQVVPVAARLLLEMFSGELSWSADSIRLQISNPDLKDRMVEQFKELHHIWQSQQQMQPMAQAPPVPGLSAGQGPWPMHPASMQ; encoded by the exons ATGAACCAGCCCGCCCCTGCCGCCCTCCCTCCGCCCCGCCGCGTGCGGCTCAAGCCCTGGCTGGTGGCCCAGGTGAACAGCTGCCAGTACCCAGGGCTTCAGTGGGTCAATGGGGAGAGGAAATTCTTCTACATCCCCTGGCGCCATGCCACGCGACACGGCCCCAGCCAGGACGGAGATAACACCATCTTCAAG GCCTGGGCCAAGGAGACAGGGAAGTACACCGAGGGGGTGGACGAGGCCGATCCAGCCAAGTGGAAGGCCAATCTGCGCTGTGCCCTCAACAAGAGCCGGGACTTTCGCCTCATCTATGACGGGCCCCGGGACATGCCGCCTCAGCCCTACAAGATCTACGAGGTCTGCTCCAATGGCCCCGCTCCCGCAG AGTCGCAGCCCAGTGAGGATTACTGTCTCGggccaggagaggaggaagaggaggaggaagaagag CTCCAGAGGATGTTACCAAGCCTGAGCCTcacag AAGCAGTGCAGCCCGGCCCCCACATGGCACCCTATTCTTTACCCAAAGAGGATGTCAAGTGGCCACCTACTCTCCAGCCTCCTGTGGTGCTGGGGCCCCCTGCTCCAGACCCCAGCCTCCTGGGCCCTGCCCCTGGCAACCCTCCTGACTTTGGGGAGCTGCTCTCTGAGGTCCTGCCAAACCCGCAGCCTGGGCCCCTGGCTGCCAGTCTGCCCCCTGCAAGCGAGCAACTCCTGCCCGACCTGCTGATCAGCCCCCACATGCTGCCTT TGACTGACCTGGAGATCAAGTTCCAGTACCGTGGGCGGCCACCCCGGGCCCTCACCATCAGCAACCCCCATGGCTGCCGGCTCTTCTACAGCCAGCTGGAGGCCACCCAGGAGCAGGTGGAGCTCTTCGGCCCCGTGAGCCTGGAGCAAGTGCGCTTCCCTAGCCCTGAGGACATCCCCAGCGACAAGCAGCGCTTTTACACCAACCAGCTGCTGGATGTCTTGGACCGTGGGCTCATCCTCCAGCTACAAGGCCAGGATCTGTATGCCATCCGCTTGTGCCAGTGCAAGGTGTTCTGGAGCGGGCCCTGCGCCTCAGCCCATGGCTCGCACCCCAATCCCATCCAGCGGGAGGTCAAGACCAAGCTCTTCAGCCTGGAGCATTTTCTCAACG AGCTCATCCTGTTCCAGAAGGGCCAGACCAACACCCCACCACCGTTTGAGATCTTCTTCTGCTTTGGGGAGGAGTGGCCTGACTGCAAACCCCGAGAGAAGAAGCTCATCACTGTACAG GTGGTGCCCGTTGCAGCTCGACTGCTTCTGGAGATGTTCTCAGGGGAGCTTTCTTGGTCAGCTGATAGTATCCGGCTACAGATCTCAAACCCAGACCTCAAAGACCGCATGGTCGAACAGTTCAAGGAGCTCCATCACATCTGGCAGTCCCAGCAGCAGATGCAACCCATGGCCCAAGCCCCTCCTGTGCCAGGCCTCAGCGCTGGCCAGGGGCCCTGGCCCATGCATCCAGCCAGCATGCAGTAA
- the IRF5 gene encoding interferon regulatory factor 5 isoform X4 has product MAWRWHLVTATQKAPLAMNQPAPAALPPPRRVRLKPWLVAQVNSCQYPGLQWVNGERKFFYIPWRHATRHGPSQDGDNTIFKAWAKETGKYTEGVDEADPAKWKANLRCALNKSRDFRLIYDGPRDMPPQPYKIYEVCSNGPAPAESQPSEDYCLGPGEEEEEEEEELQRMLPSLSLTEAVQPGPHMAPYSLPKEDVKWPPTLQPPVVLGPPAPDPSLLGPAPGNPPDFGELLSEVLPNPQPGPLAASLPPASEQLLPDLLISPHMLPLTDLEIKFQYRGRPPRALTISNPHGCRLFYSQLEATQEQVELFGPVSLEQVRFPSPEDIPSDKQRFYTNQLLDVLDRGLILQLQGQDLYAIRLCQCKVFWSGPCASAHGSHPNPIQREVKTKLFSLEHFLNELILFQKGQTNTPPPFEIFFCFGEEWPDCKPREKKLITVQVYPISHPSTLLWFDSWAEWSRALWVEWMQPTCPLVDTLVHNWIQQSCQGSPCPVSSAPQVVPVAARLLLEMFSGELSWSADSIRLQISNPDLKDRMVEQFKELHHIWQSQQQMQPMAQAPPVPGLSAGQGPWPMHPASMQ; this is encoded by the exons ATGGCATGGAGGTGGCACTTAGTCACCGCAACCCAAAAAG CCCCCTTGGCCATGAACCAGCCCGCCCCTGCCGCCCTCCCTCCGCCCCGCCGCGTGCGGCTCAAGCCCTGGCTGGTGGCCCAGGTGAACAGCTGCCAGTACCCAGGGCTTCAGTGGGTCAATGGGGAGAGGAAATTCTTCTACATCCCCTGGCGCCATGCCACGCGACACGGCCCCAGCCAGGACGGAGATAACACCATCTTCAAG GCCTGGGCCAAGGAGACAGGGAAGTACACCGAGGGGGTGGACGAGGCCGATCCAGCCAAGTGGAAGGCCAATCTGCGCTGTGCCCTCAACAAGAGCCGGGACTTTCGCCTCATCTATGACGGGCCCCGGGACATGCCGCCTCAGCCCTACAAGATCTACGAGGTCTGCTCCAATGGCCCCGCTCCCGCAG AGTCGCAGCCCAGTGAGGATTACTGTCTCGggccaggagaggaggaagaggaggaggaagaagag CTCCAGAGGATGTTACCAAGCCTGAGCCTcacag AAGCAGTGCAGCCCGGCCCCCACATGGCACCCTATTCTTTACCCAAAGAGGATGTCAAGTGGCCACCTACTCTCCAGCCTCCTGTGGTGCTGGGGCCCCCTGCTCCAGACCCCAGCCTCCTGGGCCCTGCCCCTGGCAACCCTCCTGACTTTGGGGAGCTGCTCTCTGAGGTCCTGCCAAACCCGCAGCCTGGGCCCCTGGCTGCCAGTCTGCCCCCTGCAAGCGAGCAACTCCTGCCCGACCTGCTGATCAGCCCCCACATGCTGCCTT TGACTGACCTGGAGATCAAGTTCCAGTACCGTGGGCGGCCACCCCGGGCCCTCACCATCAGCAACCCCCATGGCTGCCGGCTCTTCTACAGCCAGCTGGAGGCCACCCAGGAGCAGGTGGAGCTCTTCGGCCCCGTGAGCCTGGAGCAAGTGCGCTTCCCTAGCCCTGAGGACATCCCCAGCGACAAGCAGCGCTTTTACACCAACCAGCTGCTGGATGTCTTGGACCGTGGGCTCATCCTCCAGCTACAAGGCCAGGATCTGTATGCCATCCGCTTGTGCCAGTGCAAGGTGTTCTGGAGCGGGCCCTGCGCCTCAGCCCATGGCTCGCACCCCAATCCCATCCAGCGGGAGGTCAAGACCAAGCTCTTCAGCCTGGAGCATTTTCTCAACG AGCTCATCCTGTTCCAGAAGGGCCAGACCAACACCCCACCACCGTTTGAGATCTTCTTCTGCTTTGGGGAGGAGTGGCCTGACTGCAAACCCCGAGAGAAGAAGCTCATCACTGTACAGGTATACCCCATCTCCCACCCCTCAACTCTGCTTTGGTTTGACTCTTGGGCGGAGTGGAGCAGGGCTCTGTGGGTAGAGTGGATGCAGCCCACCTGCCCCCTGGTGGATACCCTCGTGCACAACTGGATTCAACAGTCCTGCCAGGGCTCTCCCTGTCCCGTCTCCTCTGCCCCCCAGGTGGTGCCCGTTGCAGCTCGACTGCTTCTGGAGATGTTCTCAGGGGAGCTTTCTTGGTCAGCTGATAGTATCCGGCTACAGATCTCAAACCCAGACCTCAAAGACCGCATGGTCGAACAGTTCAAGGAGCTCCATCACATCTGGCAGTCCCAGCAGCAGATGCAACCCATGGCCCAAGCCCCTCCTGTGCCAGGCCTCAGCGCTGGCCAGGGGCCCTGGCCCATGCATCCAGCCAGCATGCAGTAA
- the IRF5 gene encoding interferon regulatory factor 5 isoform X1 has protein sequence MNQPAPAALPPPRRVRLKPWLVAQVNSCQYPGLQWVNGERKFFYIPWRHATRHGPSQDGDNTIFKAWAKETGKYTEGVDEADPAKWKANLRCALNKSRDFRLIYDGPRDMPPQPYKIYEVCSNGPAPAESQPSEDYCLGPGEEEEEEEEELQRMLPSLSLTEAVQPGPHMAPYSLPKEDVKWPPTLQPPVVLGPPAPDPSLLGPAPGNPPDFGELLSEVLPNPQPGPLAASLPPASEQLLPDLLISPHMLPLTDLEIKFQYRGRPPRALTISNPHGCRLFYSQLEATQEQVELFGPVSLEQVRFPSPEDIPSDKQRFYTNQLLDVLDRGLILQLQGQDLYAIRLCQCKVFWSGPCASAHGSHPNPIQREVKTKLFSLEHFLNELILFQKGQTNTPPPFEIFFCFGEEWPDCKPREKKLITVQVYPISHPSTLLWFDSWAEWSRALWVEWMQPTCPLVDTLVHNWIQQSCQGSPCPVSSAPQVVPVAARLLLEMFSGELSWSADSIRLQISNPDLKDRMVEQFKELHHIWQSQQQMQPMAQAPPVPGLSAGQGPWPMHPASMQ, from the exons ATGAACCAGCCCGCCCCTGCCGCCCTCCCTCCGCCCCGCCGCGTGCGGCTCAAGCCCTGGCTGGTGGCCCAGGTGAACAGCTGCCAGTACCCAGGGCTTCAGTGGGTCAATGGGGAGAGGAAATTCTTCTACATCCCCTGGCGCCATGCCACGCGACACGGCCCCAGCCAGGACGGAGATAACACCATCTTCAAG GCCTGGGCCAAGGAGACAGGGAAGTACACCGAGGGGGTGGACGAGGCCGATCCAGCCAAGTGGAAGGCCAATCTGCGCTGTGCCCTCAACAAGAGCCGGGACTTTCGCCTCATCTATGACGGGCCCCGGGACATGCCGCCTCAGCCCTACAAGATCTACGAGGTCTGCTCCAATGGCCCCGCTCCCGCAG AGTCGCAGCCCAGTGAGGATTACTGTCTCGggccaggagaggaggaagaggaggaggaagaagag CTCCAGAGGATGTTACCAAGCCTGAGCCTcacag AAGCAGTGCAGCCCGGCCCCCACATGGCACCCTATTCTTTACCCAAAGAGGATGTCAAGTGGCCACCTACTCTCCAGCCTCCTGTGGTGCTGGGGCCCCCTGCTCCAGACCCCAGCCTCCTGGGCCCTGCCCCTGGCAACCCTCCTGACTTTGGGGAGCTGCTCTCTGAGGTCCTGCCAAACCCGCAGCCTGGGCCCCTGGCTGCCAGTCTGCCCCCTGCAAGCGAGCAACTCCTGCCCGACCTGCTGATCAGCCCCCACATGCTGCCTT TGACTGACCTGGAGATCAAGTTCCAGTACCGTGGGCGGCCACCCCGGGCCCTCACCATCAGCAACCCCCATGGCTGCCGGCTCTTCTACAGCCAGCTGGAGGCCACCCAGGAGCAGGTGGAGCTCTTCGGCCCCGTGAGCCTGGAGCAAGTGCGCTTCCCTAGCCCTGAGGACATCCCCAGCGACAAGCAGCGCTTTTACACCAACCAGCTGCTGGATGTCTTGGACCGTGGGCTCATCCTCCAGCTACAAGGCCAGGATCTGTATGCCATCCGCTTGTGCCAGTGCAAGGTGTTCTGGAGCGGGCCCTGCGCCTCAGCCCATGGCTCGCACCCCAATCCCATCCAGCGGGAGGTCAAGACCAAGCTCTTCAGCCTGGAGCATTTTCTCAACG AGCTCATCCTGTTCCAGAAGGGCCAGACCAACACCCCACCACCGTTTGAGATCTTCTTCTGCTTTGGGGAGGAGTGGCCTGACTGCAAACCCCGAGAGAAGAAGCTCATCACTGTACAGGTATACCCCATCTCCCACCCCTCAACTCTGCTTTGGTTTGACTCTTGGGCGGAGTGGAGCAGGGCTCTGTGGGTAGAGTGGATGCAGCCCACCTGCCCCCTGGTGGATACCCTCGTGCACAACTGGATTCAACAGTCCTGCCAGGGCTCTCCCTGTCCCGTCTCCTCTGCCCCCCAGGTGGTGCCCGTTGCAGCTCGACTGCTTCTGGAGATGTTCTCAGGGGAGCTTTCTTGGTCAGCTGATAGTATCCGGCTACAGATCTCAAACCCAGACCTCAAAGACCGCATGGTCGAACAGTTCAAGGAGCTCCATCACATCTGGCAGTCCCAGCAGCAGATGCAACCCATGGCCCAAGCCCCTCCTGTGCCAGGCCTCAGCGCTGGCCAGGGGCCCTGGCCCATGCATCCAGCCAGCATGCAGTAA